A single Paenibacillus kribbensis DNA region contains:
- the dapA gene encoding 4-hydroxy-tetrahydrodipicolinate synthase, protein MLLNFEGIYPALLTPFTKEEAVNEPVLRQLIHRLIDANVHGIFALGTNGEFHVLTTEQKLKVAEIVVKEAAGRVPVMVGSGGNSTREVIELSQAMEQLGVDALSVITPYFIPPTQEEVEEHYTKVAASVSIPVLLYNIPSKTGFSFTPETVARLAKVPNIIGIKDSSGDFNNIKQYIDHTRDENFAVIAGTDSLILQTLQEGGTGAVAATANLLPETVVAIYEHWKAGDNDKAQAAQQELQPLRDTFGLTSIPASLKKAVELSGIPVGPPKAPIQEAKGEALKQIEAAVRYYQSK, encoded by the coding sequence ATGCTACTTAACTTTGAGGGGATATACCCCGCTTTATTGACTCCTTTTACGAAAGAAGAAGCAGTGAACGAGCCTGTGTTGAGACAACTCATTCATCGATTGATTGATGCGAACGTACATGGAATTTTTGCCTTGGGCACCAACGGAGAGTTTCATGTGCTTACGACCGAACAAAAGCTGAAAGTAGCTGAAATTGTAGTGAAGGAAGCAGCCGGTAGAGTTCCTGTCATGGTGGGAAGCGGGGGCAATAGTACCAGGGAAGTGATTGAGCTTTCGCAGGCCATGGAGCAGTTGGGTGTTGATGCTCTGTCGGTCATTACACCTTACTTCATACCTCCGACGCAGGAGGAAGTTGAGGAACACTACACCAAAGTAGCGGCTTCGGTCTCCATTCCGGTACTGCTATATAACATCCCTTCTAAGACAGGGTTTTCCTTTACTCCGGAAACGGTAGCTCGTTTGGCCAAGGTTCCGAACATTATTGGCATCAAAGACAGCAGCGGCGATTTTAACAATATCAAGCAATACATTGATCATACACGTGATGAAAATTTTGCAGTCATCGCAGGGACAGATTCCCTTATTCTGCAAACGCTTCAAGAGGGCGGCACGGGTGCTGTGGCGGCTACTGCCAACCTGCTGCCGGAGACGGTCGTAGCGATTTATGAGCACTGGAAGGCCGGAGATAACGACAAGGCACAGGCCGCACAGCAGGAACTGCAACCCTTGCGTGACACGTTCGGGCTGACGAGTATACCCGCTTCATTGAAGAAGGCGGTCGAATTATCCGGCATTCCGGTAGGT
- a CDS encoding sigma-54-dependent transcriptional regulator: protein MKVLAIAPYEGLKELMIELAEKEQFDLEIEVGDLQAGLRLAKQAVADGVNVIISRGGTAEMIQKEVLVPVVEIEISGYDILRVLTLTKNYNEKTAIVGFPPIAHGAAAVCDVMDMDISTYVTDKDSVEGLLVRLKAEGYRMIIGDVVTVGKAEQLGLSGVLLTSGRESVLKAFQNAKKIHELMERLKDEFIVPHRIVKESSTGFVVFDENGKTVFANHSAPNPAVFEQMVQERNAFSVLKEKGFFQGTFRTDQQSWQVEGERLDQSDRTLYSFQIKSSSDVKFREIQGVTMILPFEKNMTYMNHMDMVKSEPMKKLIDESQKLSEMDEHFEIQGRVGTEKELMAEYIHFKSRRHHAPLLIVDALQISDQQWSCLFEGNTIPPDGTLYIKNIDCTTSEQQKMLLQWLLDSAPKARLITSWAKTPENDIQEDSVLYPLYELCGRLHVRIPDLKERGEDMIRLANLLIHECNEKFGKQIVGLRPEAEQLLRASMWPGNVDQLRRTMYQCVMQTNTAYVEAHDLETEIYAADTTYETGINLQGTLEEIEQDIIRKVFIEENENQTNTAKRLGINRTTLWRKLK, encoded by the coding sequence ATGAAAGTATTGGCAATTGCACCGTATGAAGGATTAAAAGAACTGATGATCGAACTGGCGGAAAAAGAGCAATTTGATCTGGAAATAGAGGTTGGGGATTTGCAGGCCGGACTGAGACTGGCCAAACAGGCTGTAGCAGACGGTGTAAATGTGATCATCAGCAGAGGCGGTACGGCTGAGATGATACAAAAGGAAGTTTTGGTGCCGGTAGTAGAGATTGAAATCTCGGGCTACGATATTTTACGGGTGCTGACACTGACTAAAAATTATAATGAAAAAACAGCGATTGTCGGTTTTCCGCCAATTGCGCACGGTGCAGCTGCGGTATGCGATGTCATGGATATGGATATATCCACTTACGTCACGGATAAAGATAGCGTTGAGGGATTACTGGTCCGCCTTAAAGCTGAGGGATACAGAATGATTATCGGTGATGTAGTGACTGTGGGCAAGGCTGAGCAGCTCGGACTAAGTGGTGTGCTCCTGACATCAGGAAGAGAAAGTGTGCTAAAGGCTTTTCAGAATGCGAAGAAGATACATGAATTGATGGAGAGATTGAAGGACGAATTTATAGTTCCGCATCGTATTGTCAAGGAGTCATCTACCGGGTTTGTGGTATTTGACGAGAACGGGAAAACTGTATTTGCCAATCATTCTGCTCCGAATCCAGCAGTCTTCGAACAGATGGTCCAGGAAAGGAATGCTTTTTCTGTACTAAAGGAAAAGGGCTTTTTCCAAGGGACATTCAGAACAGACCAGCAGAGCTGGCAAGTAGAGGGAGAGCGGCTGGACCAATCGGACCGCACGCTGTACAGCTTCCAGATCAAAAGCAGCAGTGACGTGAAATTCCGGGAAATACAAGGCGTTACGATGATCCTTCCATTTGAAAAGAATATGACCTATATGAATCATATGGATATGGTGAAGTCAGAGCCCATGAAGAAATTAATTGACGAGTCTCAGAAGCTATCGGAAATGGATGAACATTTTGAGATTCAAGGGCGAGTAGGCACGGAAAAGGAATTGATGGCTGAATATATCCATTTTAAAAGCCGACGTCACCATGCGCCGTTGCTGATCGTGGATGCCCTGCAAATTTCAGACCAGCAATGGAGCTGTTTATTTGAAGGAAATACTATACCGCCGGATGGAACTCTGTATATTAAAAATATAGATTGCACTACGTCGGAACAGCAGAAGATGCTACTGCAGTGGTTACTTGACTCTGCACCGAAAGCCAGGCTGATTACGTCCTGGGCAAAGACCCCCGAGAACGATATTCAGGAAGACAGCGTTCTTTATCCATTATATGAACTCTGTGGTCGGCTTCATGTCCGTATTCCGGACTTGAAGGAGAGGGGCGAGGATATGATTCGTCTTGCCAATCTTTTAATCCATGAATGCAATGAAAAATTCGGAAAGCAGATTGTTGGGCTGCGGCCAGAGGCAGAACAATTGCTCAGAGCATCCATGTGGCCGGGCAATGTGGATCAATTACGCAGAACTATGTACCAGTGTGTCATGCAGACGAATACAGCATATGTGGAAGCACATGATCTGGAGACTGAAATATATGCAGCCGACACTACGTATGAAACAGGGATAAATTTACAGGGAACGCTGGAGGAAATTGAACAGGACATCATCCGAAAGGTTTTTATAGAGGAAAACGAAAATCAGACGAATACCGCCAAAAGACTAGGCATTAACCGGACCACCTTATGGCGTAAATTAAAATAG
- a CDS encoding dienelactone hydrolase family protein encodes MISMDKKSDTVIVVLHEIYGINQHMQHMCKLLSDQGYDVICPDLLGRETPFDYSQEEAAYLNFMENVGFAHASSQIKSLLLSIRDRYKKICIVGFSIGATIAWLCSEEKGIDGIVGFYGSRIRNYLELTPQCPTLLFFPQEEPSFDVDELISTLDHHHNVSAYQCNGQHGFSDPYSSRYHVHSAQKTLNEMLEFFREKVTIHE; translated from the coding sequence ATGATAAGCATGGATAAAAAGTCGGACACCGTAATCGTTGTGCTGCACGAGATTTACGGGATTAACCAGCATATGCAGCATATGTGCAAATTATTATCGGATCAGGGCTATGACGTTATTTGCCCAGATTTATTGGGAAGAGAAACCCCCTTTGACTATTCGCAAGAAGAAGCTGCCTATCTGAATTTCATGGAAAATGTAGGCTTTGCCCACGCTTCATCTCAAATTAAAAGCCTATTATTAAGTATTCGAGATCGCTATAAAAAAATATGTATCGTCGGGTTTAGTATAGGGGCAACGATTGCCTGGCTGTGTAGTGAAGAAAAAGGTATCGATGGAATTGTAGGATTTTATGGTTCACGTATTCGAAATTATTTGGAATTGACTCCACAATGTCCAACACTGCTGTTTTTCCCACAGGAGGAGCCATCATTTGATGTAGATGAGCTAATTTCAACTTTAGATCACCACCATAATGTCAGCGCATACCAATGTAACGGACAACATGGATTCAGTGACCCATACTCTTCACGATATCATGTCCATTCAGCACAAAAAACGTTAAACGAAATGCTGGAATTTTTTCGAGAGAAGGTGACGATTCATGAGTGA
- a CDS encoding SPRY domain-containing protein — MKNIIFKKLGTMMLALLIGASVFSLFPTVTKAETTNVTWTNGSTTTTIDREKGETRDRATVGKTNGKWYWEVKVNNVASFVGITGESDKQYQAFYGASGEIWNNIKSPVKLAYNYGFGVGYVIGIALDLDNDKIVWYVNGVSRGANSIKPSELEGTQIFPVVLSGTGQKIGFEANFGASDFKYPIPEGFLPYQDSGTSTTPDSSTTPGSSTTPGSSTTPGSSTTPGSSTTPGSSTTPGSSTTPGSSTTPGSSTTPGSSTTPGSSTTPGSSDTDGASQPTGDRAILTVTMDNGFDKEFDLSKKELNAFIAWYDAKDTGRGASFFAIDKHNNNKGPFSNRKDYVIFNKILTFEVSEYSTK; from the coding sequence ATGAAAAATATTATATTCAAAAAACTAGGAACAATGATGTTAGCTCTACTCATTGGAGCTTCAGTGTTCTCCTTGTTCCCTACAGTTACAAAAGCTGAGACTACAAACGTAACTTGGACAAATGGATCTACAACAACTACTATTGATCGTGAGAAGGGAGAAACAAGGGACAGAGCGACAGTAGGGAAAACAAATGGGAAATGGTATTGGGAAGTAAAGGTAAACAATGTTGCCTCATTCGTAGGAATAACAGGTGAATCGGACAAACAATATCAAGCATTTTATGGGGCTAGTGGTGAAATTTGGAATAACATCAAATCACCAGTAAAGCTAGCTTACAATTATGGTTTTGGAGTTGGTTACGTTATCGGCATTGCATTGGACTTAGATAACGATAAAATAGTTTGGTACGTTAATGGGGTTTCACGCGGAGCTAATTCCATTAAACCATCTGAACTAGAGGGTACCCAGATTTTCCCTGTTGTTTTAAGCGGAACTGGTCAGAAAATAGGTTTTGAAGCTAACTTTGGAGCAAGCGATTTTAAATATCCTATTCCTGAAGGATTTTTACCTTATCAGGATTCGGGTACATCTACAACACCTGATTCATCTACAACGCCTGGTTCGTCTACAACGCCTGGGTCATCTACAACACCTGGTTCGTCTACAACACCTGGTTCGTCTACAACACCTGGGTCATCTACAACGCCTGGGTCATCTACAACACCTGGTTCGTCTACAACGCCTGGGTCATCTACAACACCTGGTTCGTCTACAACACCTGGTTCGTCTACAACACCTGGGTCATCGGATACAGATGGGGCCTCGCAACCTACTGGTGACCGCGCTATTTTGACTGTTACAATGGACAATGGATTTGATAAGGAATTTGATCTGAGTAAAAAAGAATTGAATGCCTTTATCGCCTGGTATGACGCTAAAGATACTGGCAGAGGTGCTTCATTCTTTGCCATTGATAAGCACAATAATAACAAAGGTCCTTTCAGCAATCGTAAGGACTACGTCATCTTCAACAAAATACTCACGTTCGAAGTAAGCGAGTATTCAACGAAATAA
- a CDS encoding SPRY domain-containing protein, protein MKNIIFKKLGTMMLALLIGASVFSLFPTVTKAETTNVTWTNGSTTTTLGAAGQSDKATVGKTKGKWYWEVKVSYSILLVGITGESGPKYQGYYGIYGDIINNITSDVRKTYGPTFGLNDVIGVALDLDNDKIVWYKNGVSLGANTVKPSELEGSQVFPMVMNGTSGTMTYEANFGASAFKYPVPEGFLPYQDSGTSTTPGSSTTPGSSTTPDPSTTPGSSTTPGSSTTPGSSTTPGSSTTPGSSTTPGSSTTPGSSTTPGSSTTPGSSTTPGSSTTPGSSTTPGSSTTPDPSTTPGSSTTPGSSTTPGSSDTDGSSQPTGDRAILTVTMDNGFDKEFDLSKKELSAFIAWYDAKDAGRGASFFAIDKHNNNKGPFSNRKDYVIFNKILTFEVSEYSTK, encoded by the coding sequence ATGAAAAATATTATATTCAAAAAACTAGGAACTATGATGTTAGCTCTACTCATTGGAGCTTCAGTATTCTCATTGTTCCCTACCGTTACAAAAGCTGAGACTACAAATGTGACTTGGACGAATGGATCTACAACAACTACTCTTGGGGCCGCAGGACAAAGCGACAAAGCGACAGTGGGAAAAACAAAAGGAAAATGGTATTGGGAAGTAAAGGTTAGCTACAGTATTTTATTAGTAGGAATAACAGGTGAATCTGGTCCGAAATATCAAGGATACTACGGTATATATGGTGACATTATAAATAATATTACATCAGACGTGAGAAAAACTTACGGTCCTACGTTTGGACTTAATGATGTTATCGGTGTTGCACTGGACTTAGATAACGATAAAATTGTTTGGTATAAGAATGGTGTTTCCCTGGGAGCCAACACCGTTAAACCATCTGAACTAGAAGGATCACAGGTTTTCCCGATGGTCATGAATGGAACATCCGGAACAATGACTTACGAAGCTAATTTTGGAGCAAGTGCTTTTAAATATCCAGTCCCTGAAGGATTTTTACCTTATCAAGATTCGGGTACATCTACAACACCTGGTTCGTCTACAACGCCTGGTTCATCTACAACGCCTGATCCATCTACAACACCTGGGTCGTCTACTACACCTGGTTCATCTACAACACCTGGTTCGTCTACTACGCCTGGTTCGTCTACTACACCTGGTTCGTCTACTACACCTGGTTCGTCTACTACACCTGGTTCGTCTACTACACCTGGTTCGTCTACTACACCTGGTTCGTCTACTACACCTGGTTCGTCTACTACACCTGGTTCGTCTACTACACCTGGTTCATCTACAACGCCTGATCCATCTACAACACCTGGTTCGTCTACTACACCTGGTTCGTCTACTACGCCTGGTTCGTCGGATACAGATGGGTCCTCACAACCTACTGGTGACCGCGCTATTCTGACTGTTACAATGGACAATGGATTTGATAAGGAATTCGATTTAAGTAAAAAAGAACTGAGTGCATTCATCGCTTGGTATGATGCTAAAGATGCTGGCAGAGGTGCTTCATTCTTTGCCATTGATAAGCATAATAATAACAAAGGTCCATTCAGCAATCGAAAAGATTACGTCATCTTCAACAAAATTCTTACATTTGAAGTAAGCGAGTATTCAACTAAATAA
- a CDS encoding ran-binding protein 10, whose product MRKLLPILLSLFFLPWFAQITHAATSEATNLIPKMTSDTSPSGKVTYNAAYSGLEGYKAFDGKANYSTAGNYTDWGTPPKDGGLAYEFPNPKIVTKYVLYYGGYSTSNPPDAGKDMPNTWTFEGSNNGLSWTVLDNKTNYIFTTGANEFSLNNKDQFKFYKINITNNNGATGKNVNLSIHEMEMWGYATSEVTPDPVEPSSEPEQPTGDRAILTVTMDNGLDKEFDLSKKELSAFIAWYDAKDAGRGASFFAIDKHNNNKGPFSNRKEYVIFNKILTFEVSEYSTK is encoded by the coding sequence ATGAGAAAACTATTACCGATTCTACTTTCTTTATTCTTTCTTCCTTGGTTCGCACAAATAACACATGCTGCGACATCAGAAGCAACTAACTTAATACCTAAGATGACATCAGATACCAGCCCTTCAGGTAAAGTCACCTATAATGCCGCATACAGTGGCCTCGAAGGATATAAAGCGTTTGATGGAAAAGCGAACTATAGCACAGCTGGAAATTATACCGATTGGGGCACACCGCCTAAGGACGGGGGGCTTGCTTATGAGTTTCCAAATCCAAAAATTGTTACCAAATATGTTCTTTATTACGGAGGATACTCTACTAGCAATCCACCAGATGCTGGTAAGGATATGCCTAATACTTGGACTTTTGAGGGGTCTAATAATGGATTGAGTTGGACCGTTCTTGATAATAAAACGAATTATATTTTCACTACTGGTGCTAATGAGTTTTCACTTAATAATAAAGATCAATTTAAATTTTATAAAATAAATATTACTAATAATAATGGAGCAACTGGTAAAAATGTCAATCTATCCATTCATGAAATGGAAATGTGGGGTTATGCCACCTCTGAAGTAACACCCGATCCAGTGGAACCCTCATCAGAACCAGAACAACCAACTGGCGACCGTGCTATTCTAACTGTAACTATGGACAATGGCTTGGATAAGGAATTCGATTTAAGCAAAAAAGAATTGAGTGCATTCATCGCTTGGTATGATGCCAAAGATGCTGGCAGAGGTGCTTCATTCTTTGCCATTGACAAGCACAATAATAACAAAGGACCATTTAGTAACCGCAAGGAATACGTCATCTTTAACAAAATACTCACGTTTGAAGTAAGCGAGTATTCAACTAAATAA
- a CDS encoding acyltransferase family protein, producing MHYDRELKLTETNIAKGIAVILLLIHHLFAFPERIKYDYVSLFSLFHERGEFYVGHFGQIAISIFLFLSGYGLYKSNVQSPDHLMQKSYTRLKKIMINYWIVFLLFIPVGLYFFGNSDRFQNIR from the coding sequence GTGCACTATGACAGGGAATTAAAGCTTACAGAAACAAATATTGCAAAAGGTATTGCTGTAATACTGCTTCTGATTCATCATCTCTTTGCTTTTCCTGAAAGAATAAAGTATGACTATGTTTCGTTATTTAGTTTATTTCATGAACGAGGGGAGTTCTATGTAGGGCATTTTGGTCAAATAGCAATATCTATTTTTTTATTTTTAAGTGGTTATGGATTATATAAAAGCAATGTTCAAAGCCCAGATCATTTAATGCAAAAAAGCTACACAAGATTAAAAAAGATAATGATTAATTACTGGATTGTGTTTCTGCTTTTCATTCCTGTGGGGTTATATTTCTTTGGAAATTCCGACAGATTTCAAAATATTCGATAA
- a CDS encoding glycosyltransferase family 2 protein, with the protein MPRASVILPVYNNAAFVLEAIHSILIQTYSDFELILIDDGSTDGSAHLISQITDPRVIKIFHSPNRGLVATLNEGLNMATGDYIVRMDSDDISTPDRLAVQISFMDQNPSIDLCGSAYTTSIGGVTRFNPASHEEIRTWLLFHCCICHPATIIRNSMIHRLGIQYDSNYPHAEDYELWNRLAPQIQMANLPINLLYYRQHKGQVSIQHRAIQDVTARRIRQRQFSQMGLELSDEENQIMLDILQFNVNANDYNSYVRALGFVNWVLDQNRKYPVYNQELLNMAFSRCISKIPY; encoded by the coding sequence ATGCCACGAGCTTCAGTTATACTGCCAGTTTATAATAATGCGGCATTTGTTTTGGAGGCGATACACAGTATATTAATTCAAACCTATTCGGATTTCGAATTAATTCTGATTGATGATGGTTCCACAGATGGATCTGCTCATCTTATTTCACAAATAACAGATCCTAGGGTAATTAAGATCTTCCATAGTCCAAATAGAGGGTTGGTAGCCACGCTAAACGAAGGTTTAAATATGGCAACAGGCGATTACATCGTTCGAATGGATAGTGATGATATTTCTACGCCAGATCGGCTAGCTGTGCAAATATCATTTATGGATCAAAACCCCTCGATTGATCTATGCGGTAGCGCTTATACTACTTCAATAGGAGGAGTGACTAGATTTAATCCAGCCAGTCATGAAGAAATTAGAACATGGTTGCTCTTTCATTGCTGCATCTGCCATCCTGCTACAATAATACGCAATAGCATGATTCATCGGCTAGGCATCCAGTATGATAGTAATTATCCTCATGCGGAAGACTATGAGCTGTGGAACCGATTAGCGCCTCAAATACAAATGGCTAACCTTCCTATAAATTTATTGTATTATCGTCAACATAAAGGACAAGTGTCCATTCAGCACAGGGCAATACAAGACGTTACCGCCCGGAGAATTCGACAAAGACAGTTTAGCCAGATGGGCTTGGAATTATCAGATGAAGAAAATCAGATCATGCTGGATATTCTTCAGTTTAATGTGAATGCAAATGATTACAATAGTTACGTTAGAGCTTTGGGATTTGTGAATTGGGTGCTGGATCAAAACCGTAAGTATCCGGTTTACAATCAGGAACTATTAAACATGGCTTTTTCACGGTGCATATCTAAGATTCCATATTAA
- a CDS encoding IS3 family transposase, with translation MNVYLAIQALREETAVSIQLLCEIDGIPRSSYYKWLHRKPGSREQENEQLTHVMMSIYEKVERTFGYRQLTLHMREQTRKTINLKRVYRLMKVKGIQSVIRRKKKRYVHSTPQQVAENLLDRNFHAAASNEKWVTDVTEFKYGNGQKAYLSAILDLYDKSIVSYVFGHSNNNPLVFQTLKRALQVAPGSKPMLHSDRGFQYTSLDFKTMLDKYRMTQSMSRVGRCIDNGPMESFWGTLKCEKYYLHTYHTFEDLKRDIEDYIHFYNYERLQAKLNGLSPMKFRSKAA, from the coding sequence GTGAACGTCTACCTGGCCATTCAGGCACTTCGGGAAGAAACAGCTGTCAGCATTCAGCTTCTTTGTGAAATTGATGGAATCCCACGGTCAAGCTATTACAAGTGGCTCCATCGCAAGCCCGGTTCTCGTGAGCAGGAGAATGAGCAGCTTACGCATGTTATGATGTCTATTTATGAGAAAGTGGAGCGTACCTTTGGGTACCGTCAATTAACCCTGCATATGCGGGAGCAGACGAGAAAAACCATTAACCTCAAGCGCGTGTACCGTCTGATGAAGGTGAAAGGAATCCAGTCTGTCATCCGCAGGAAGAAAAAGAGATATGTACATTCCACTCCACAACAGGTAGCTGAGAACCTGTTAGACCGTAACTTCCATGCAGCCGCATCAAATGAGAAGTGGGTAACTGATGTGACTGAATTCAAGTATGGCAATGGTCAGAAAGCGTATTTAAGCGCGATTCTCGATCTTTATGATAAGTCCATTGTCTCCTATGTATTCGGGCACTCCAATAACAATCCGCTTGTGTTCCAGACGTTAAAACGGGCCTTGCAAGTGGCCCCAGGAAGCAAACCTATGCTTCATAGCGATCGTGGTTTCCAGTATACCTCGCTGGATTTCAAAACGATGCTCGATAAGTATAGAATGACCCAGAGCATGTCCCGGGTGGGACGGTGCATTGACAATGGTCCCATGGAATCTTTCTGGGGAACCTTAAAATGCGAAAAGTATTATTTGCATACATACCACACCTTTGAGGATCTCAAAAGGGATATCGAGGACTACATCCACTTTTATAATTACGAGCGTTTACAAGCGAAACTAAACGGCCTCAGTCCAATGAAATTCAGGAGCAAGGCCGCTTAA
- a CDS encoding helix-turn-helix domain-containing protein, with the protein MSRQSYTTASEKLAILEEIERGDIGFNAASRKYGVNKVTLWKWKRRYKVYGYEGLETRTYNKSYIAELKLQAVQDYLKGELSQYQIIDKYKIASRTQLSDWIKQYNRHSSLKAYTGGAKAMTKGRSTTWQEQMDIVQYCLTHQRDYRKTAGQFQVSYSQVYQWVKKFENGGQDTLKDGRGRKKVPEELTEADLQKLNMKKLQYEIERLRVENAFLKKLQEVQRRRS; encoded by the coding sequence ATGTCCAGACAATCATATACTACTGCTTCGGAAAAATTAGCTATCCTTGAAGAGATTGAACGAGGTGACATCGGTTTTAATGCAGCAAGCAGAAAATACGGCGTGAATAAAGTGACTCTATGGAAATGGAAGCGTCGTTACAAAGTGTATGGTTATGAAGGTTTAGAAACTCGTACTTATAATAAAAGCTACATTGCTGAACTGAAGCTTCAAGCGGTGCAGGATTACCTGAAGGGGGAATTGTCTCAGTACCAGATCATCGATAAATACAAGATAGCAAGTCGAACACAACTCTCCGACTGGATTAAGCAGTATAATCGTCATAGCAGCTTAAAAGCTTATACAGGAGGGGCGAAAGCAATGACGAAGGGGCGTTCTACAACCTGGCAGGAACAGATGGATATTGTTCAGTATTGCCTTACACATCAGCGTGATTACCGTAAGACGGCGGGGCAGTTTCAGGTCTCCTACTCGCAGGTATACCAATGGGTGAAGAAGTTTGAAAATGGTGGTCAGGATACGTTAAAGGATGGCCGGGGACGAAAGAAGGTGCCGGAAGAGTTAACAGAAGCGGACCTCCAGAAGCTCAATATGAAGAAGCTGCAATATGAAATAGAACGGCTTCGGGTGGAGAATGCATTTCTAAAAAAGTTACAGGAAGTCCAAAGGAGGCGAAGCTAA
- a CDS encoding fibronectin type III domain-containing protein: MKKIVIPTLLSLLLLFCFASNTSAATIKGTLLSNPEKGWQRIKPNNENFTYTGQYQHLDQNYYQSKWQTSGSAIKFNFIGSKMRYIMNTWWSNSANITIKIDGKPVVTNLDTRGKDEGLAKIGFEVLNLEFKEHYVEIINNRSEYLINRGIDFDDTGEIKPYNPVITPPVKPVPSVPLDLKATSENLKIILNWTADSGAISYNVKRSTTKSGPYTTIATSVTESTYSDINVVNGTTYYYVVSALNSAGESNNSYEVSATPVPSSDPTPSPGPSGDRAILVVTMDTGLDKEFDLSKKELESFIQWYDAKDAGRGPSFFAIDKHNNNKGPFSNRKDYVIFNKILTFEVSEYSTK; this comes from the coding sequence ATGAAAAAAATAGTTATACCTACATTGTTGTCTTTACTATTATTATTTTGTTTTGCCTCAAACACCTCTGCAGCTACTATAAAAGGGACTTTACTTTCAAACCCTGAGAAAGGTTGGCAAAGAATCAAACCAAATAATGAGAATTTCACGTATACGGGACAATATCAGCACCTGGACCAAAATTACTATCAATCAAAATGGCAAACATCAGGCTCTGCAATCAAGTTTAATTTCATTGGTAGCAAAATGCGCTATATTATGAACACTTGGTGGTCAAATTCAGCAAATATAACAATAAAAATAGACGGAAAACCTGTTGTAACTAACCTTGATACAAGAGGAAAAGATGAAGGATTAGCAAAGATAGGTTTTGAAGTGCTTAACCTTGAATTTAAAGAACATTATGTAGAGATCATTAATAACAGAAGTGAGTATTTAATTAACAGGGGAATCGATTTTGATGATACGGGCGAAATTAAACCGTACAACCCAGTTATCACACCACCGGTTAAACCCGTTCCCTCAGTGCCACTTGATCTAAAAGCAACTTCAGAAAATTTAAAAATAATACTTAATTGGACAGCTGATTCTGGAGCAATCAGCTACAATGTAAAACGTTCAACAACAAAGAGTGGACCTTACACCACTATAGCTACTAGCGTCACTGAATCTACTTACTCTGATATTAATGTAGTAAATGGAACTACCTACTACTATGTCGTAAGTGCCCTTAATTCTGCTGGAGAAAGCAACAATTCATATGAGGTTTCAGCTACTCCTGTTCCTAGCAGCGATCCTACTCCCTCTCCTGGTCCATCAGGTGATAGAGCAATCTTGGTTGTAACTATGGACACAGGACTTGATAAAGAATTCGATCTGAGTAAGAAAGAACTGGAATCTTTCATTCAATGGTATGACGCTAAAGACGCTGGTAGAGGCCCTTCATTCTTTGCCATTGATAAGCACAATAACAACAAAGGACCATTCAGCAACCGTAAAGACTACGTAATCTTCAACAAAATCCTTACATTTGAAGTAAGTGAGTATTCAACTAAATAA
- a CDS encoding MTH1187 family thiamine-binding protein, protein MAIAEVTVIPIGTGSTSLSDYVAQMQKVLKTQKGITYELTSMSTIIEGSLDDVFTAIAALHEAPFLSGAKRVSTSVKIDDRRDKPSSSRQKLRSVADKLSGTGIGTGNVTELNPNPS, encoded by the coding sequence ATGGCCATTGCAGAAGTGACTGTAATCCCGATTGGAACGGGCAGTACCAGCCTGAGCGACTATGTTGCCCAGATGCAAAAAGTGTTAAAGACGCAAAAAGGAATTACCTACGAGCTTACCTCTATGAGTACGATTATTGAAGGCTCGTTGGACGATGTGTTTACCGCCATTGCAGCGCTGCACGAAGCGCCATTCCTGTCAGGTGCCAAGCGCGTCTCCACCTCGGTCAAAATCGACGACCGCCGTGACAAGCCTTCCTCCAGCCGTCAAAAGCTCCGTTCCGTCGCAGATAAGCTATCTGGCACAGGGATAGGAACAGGGAACGTCACCGAACTAAATCCAAATCCTAGTTGA